A stretch of Leptospira hartskeerlii DNA encodes these proteins:
- a CDS encoding NADPH-dependent F420 reductase gives MKIGVLGTGMVGETIGSKLIEKGHEVKMGSRSATNEKAAGWVSRSGSKASQGTFKDAASFGDILFNCTKGEISVEVLKSAGEETLKGKVLVDLANALDFSKGRPPGLIFGTNDSLGETIQKSFPDLKVVKTLNTMNCTIMVNASGVPGEHDVFICGNDPDAKKKVSDLLAKDFGWKNIIDLGDITGARATEMLLPIWLRLYGTFGNTDFNFHITR, from the coding sequence ATGAAGATCGGAGTTTTAGGGACCGGAATGGTAGGAGAAACCATCGGCAGTAAACTAATCGAAAAAGGACACGAGGTAAAAATGGGATCTCGTTCTGCCACAAATGAAAAAGCGGCGGGGTGGGTTTCTAGATCTGGGAGTAAAGCTTCTCAAGGGACCTTTAAGGATGCTGCCTCTTTTGGAGACATTTTATTTAATTGTACCAAAGGAGAGATCAGCGTAGAAGTTTTAAAGTCCGCTGGCGAAGAAACTCTTAAAGGAAAAGTTTTAGTGGATCTTGCTAACGCACTCGATTTTTCAAAAGGAAGACCGCCCGGTTTAATCTTCGGAACCAATGACTCATTGGGTGAAACGATCCAAAAATCTTTTCCGGACCTGAAAGTGGTCAAAACATTGAACACAATGAATTGTACGATTATGGTAAATGCTTCCGGAGTCCCGGGGGAACATGATGTGTTTATTTGTGGAAACGATCCGGATGCTAAAAAGAAAGTTTCAGATCTTTTAGCAAAAGATTTCGGTTGGAAGAATATTATCGACCTAGGAGATATTACCGGCGCGAGAGCAACGGAAATGTTACTCCCGATTTGGTTAAGATTGTACGGAACTTTCGGTAATACGGATTTTAATTTCCATATTACTAGATAG
- a CDS encoding DUF423 domain-containing protein has translation MASKNSNSIPLFLSSILGFLAVALGAFGAHGLKSILTPDLLAIYETGARYHLIHAVVLLVLAVNGKLSESKFRRIGFWLIFSGILIFSGSLYALSLTGIRVLGAITPFGGLAFLSGWASIAYSAFSDKE, from the coding sequence ATGGCATCCAAAAATTCTAACTCTATTCCATTATTCTTATCTTCGATATTAGGTTTTTTAGCAGTAGCTCTAGGTGCATTCGGAGCACACGGATTAAAATCAATATTAACTCCAGACTTACTGGCTATCTACGAAACAGGAGCAAGATATCACCTCATCCATGCGGTAGTTTTGCTCGTGCTAGCAGTAAATGGAAAACTTTCGGAATCTAAGTTTAGAAGGATCGGTTTTTGGCTGATCTTTAGCGGGATCTTGATCTTCTCTGGTTCATTATATGCACTTTCTTTAACCGGGATCAGAGTTTTAGGTGCAATTACTCCTTTTGGAGGATTAGCATTTTTGTCCGGCTGGGCTTCTATCGCTTATTCTGCTTTTTCAGATAAAGAATAA
- a CDS encoding TRL-like family protein, whose protein sequence is MFLTNCLYTNIKSPGWYYSQSYSDVRGMEPVGKLEGTSCGTSWLWMVYTGDESYEAAVQNAIKDKADLLFDVQTDYSYKSFIFALYFEKCTRVTGIGVKLPQRLLKKE, encoded by the coding sequence ATGTTCCTTACGAACTGTCTTTATACGAATATCAAATCTCCAGGTTGGTACTATTCTCAAAGTTATTCGGATGTAAGAGGAATGGAACCGGTAGGAAAATTAGAAGGTACATCCTGCGGAACTAGCTGGCTTTGGATGGTTTATACAGGAGACGAGAGTTACGAGGCCGCTGTGCAAAACGCGATCAAGGACAAAGCAGATCTTCTTTTCGATGTTCAAACGGATTATAGTTACAAATCTTTTATATTTGCTCTTTATTTTGAAAAATGTACCCGCGTAACCGGGATTGGAGTAAAACTTCCTCAAAGACTTTTGAAAAAAGAATGA
- the rocD gene encoding ornithine--oxo-acid transaminase, protein MHTQTSQFYFDTEKEYGAFNYEPLPVVLERGKGIFLWDMDGKKYFDFLSAYSAVNQGHCHPKIIETLKAQSEKLTLTSRAFYNDQLGPMEKFLCDTFGFDRMIPMNTGVEAAETSVKLARRWGYQVKKIPTDKAKIVFASGNFWGRSIGAISASTDPTSRGDFGPFVPGFSIIPFNDTEALKKELEDPNVAAFMVEPIQGEAGVIVPREGYLKEVRKLCSERNVLLILDEVQTGLGRTGKLLAADHENVKPDLLVLGKALSGGTLPVSAVLGSDEIILTLKPGTHGSTFGGNPLAAAVAKTAIQVLLDENLSENSDIRGAEFRSSLQALRSEYPNKVKEIRGKGLLNAVEFFPDETGPRAKKICYKLLESGILAKQTHDHTIRFAPPLCISKAELEEATSLILQTIRKTLD, encoded by the coding sequence ATGCACACGCAAACTTCCCAATTTTACTTCGATACTGAAAAAGAGTACGGAGCATTTAACTACGAACCTCTTCCCGTTGTATTGGAGAGAGGAAAAGGTATCTTTCTTTGGGATATGGATGGAAAAAAATACTTCGATTTTTTATCAGCATACAGTGCCGTGAACCAAGGGCATTGCCATCCTAAAATTATAGAAACATTAAAGGCTCAATCCGAAAAACTAACTCTTACTTCTAGAGCATTCTATAATGATCAACTCGGTCCTATGGAAAAATTTTTATGTGATACATTCGGATTCGATAGAATGATCCCAATGAATACAGGAGTAGAAGCAGCAGAAACTTCCGTCAAACTCGCAAGAAGATGGGGATACCAAGTTAAAAAAATCCCCACTGACAAAGCTAAGATCGTTTTTGCTTCCGGAAATTTTTGGGGAAGAAGTATAGGTGCAATTTCTGCATCCACAGATCCTACTAGCAGAGGAGATTTTGGACCTTTTGTTCCCGGATTTTCGATCATTCCGTTTAATGATACGGAAGCTTTAAAAAAAGAATTAGAAGATCCTAATGTAGCAGCATTCATGGTGGAACCAATTCAGGGGGAAGCAGGTGTAATCGTTCCGAGAGAAGGTTATCTAAAAGAAGTCCGTAAACTTTGTTCTGAACGCAATGTACTTTTGATCTTGGATGAGGTGCAAACAGGTCTCGGAAGGACAGGAAAACTTTTGGCTGCAGACCATGAGAATGTAAAGCCGGATCTACTCGTATTAGGCAAAGCATTGTCCGGAGGGACTCTTCCTGTTTCTGCCGTTTTGGGTTCTGATGAAATAATTCTTACCTTAAAACCTGGAACCCATGGCTCCACATTCGGTGGAAATCCATTAGCTGCTGCGGTAGCCAAAACCGCCATCCAAGTTTTATTAGATGAGAATCTCTCCGAGAACTCGGATATAAGAGGAGCAGAATTTCGTTCTTCCCTGCAAGCTCTAAGATCAGAATATCCTAACAAGGTAAAAGAGATTCGAGGAAAGGGATTATTAAACGCAGTGGAATTTTTCCCGGATGAGACAGGACCAAGAGCAAAAAAGATCTGCTACAAATTATTAGAGTCAGGAATTCTCGCAAAACAAACTCATGATCATACGATCCGATTTGCTCCTCCTCTTTGTATTTCCAAAGCTGAATTGGAAGAGGCGACTTCTCTCATTCTTCAGACAATCCGTAAAACCCTTGACTAA
- a CDS encoding cation:proton antiporter — protein sequence MEHHSLTLLVDIALSIIFATLFAIIAKAFKQPLVLGYVVAGLIIGPLFGPYVGGKLTIGYVKSEESIELISEIGLILLLFIIGLEIDLKELARMGRSMFALGVLQFFLGVAAAWFAFRTFFPPTPGNFDLLYFAIALSLSSTMIVVKLLHDKFEISTVAGRLTIGVLVLQDIWAILFMGIQPDLQDPQVLNVLTSLVKGIALVAFSFLISRFILSKLFLFAASKPELVLITSIAWCFFLCGVAEKLQLSKEMGALIAGVSIAAFPYGADVISKLSGIRDFFITLFFVALGMKIQAPSASDLGLAFLAVGFVLVSRVLIVAPTVFFSGKGLRAGIVAGLNLAQISEFSLVILALGVQKEHIGKDLQAIVLTSMIIASIISTYVILFNDKIARGIIAFLSLFGVKENKEPLESQVTGETKRDIVVLGYFRIAQGLIDGIEESKPSWLKRMLVVDFNPIYRQTLESKGIRWAYGDLANPESLHHLGIEEARYIVCTVSDMILKGTTNRRLLESLKSICRHHQPKIILTTDDPKEAEVLRNNGAAHVIVPGKISGLSLFTELSQMVDVNGSGPVAKSTKVKPKKTTSNKKKVQKTK from the coding sequence ATGGAACATCATTCACTTACTCTATTAGTTGATATCGCTCTTAGTATTATTTTCGCGACCCTCTTCGCAATCATAGCAAAAGCATTCAAACAACCTCTGGTCTTGGGCTATGTGGTCGCAGGGTTAATCATTGGTCCGTTATTCGGGCCTTATGTAGGCGGAAAGCTAACCATCGGTTATGTTAAAAGCGAAGAAAGTATAGAACTGATCTCAGAGATCGGTTTGATCCTTTTATTGTTCATCATCGGTTTAGAGATCGATCTGAAAGAATTGGCCAGAATGGGACGATCCATGTTCGCCCTAGGAGTTTTACAATTCTTCTTGGGTGTTGCGGCAGCCTGGTTTGCATTCCGCACATTCTTCCCTCCTACTCCTGGCAATTTTGATCTTCTTTACTTTGCAATAGCACTCTCTCTCAGTTCCACAATGATAGTGGTCAAACTTCTTCATGATAAGTTTGAGATCAGTACCGTTGCAGGACGACTTACGATTGGGGTCTTGGTCTTACAAGATATTTGGGCCATTCTTTTTATGGGGATCCAACCTGATCTGCAAGATCCTCAAGTCCTAAATGTGCTAACATCGTTGGTTAAAGGTATCGCTCTTGTTGCATTCTCCTTCCTAATCAGTCGTTTTATTCTATCTAAACTTTTCTTATTTGCGGCTTCTAAACCTGAATTGGTTTTAATCACCTCTATCGCTTGGTGTTTCTTCTTATGCGGTGTTGCAGAAAAACTTCAACTTTCTAAAGAGATGGGAGCATTGATCGCTGGTGTGAGTATTGCGGCTTTCCCTTATGGCGCGGATGTAATCAGCAAACTTTCCGGGATCAGGGACTTCTTCATTACATTATTCTTCGTAGCTCTTGGAATGAAGATCCAAGCTCCGAGTGCAAGCGACTTAGGTCTCGCATTCTTGGCAGTAGGATTCGTTTTAGTGAGCAGAGTTTTGATTGTTGCTCCAACCGTATTTTTCTCCGGCAAAGGTTTAAGAGCGGGTATTGTTGCAGGTCTGAACTTGGCACAAATTTCTGAATTCTCTTTAGTGATCTTAGCACTTGGAGTACAAAAGGAACATATAGGAAAAGATCTACAAGCAATCGTTCTTACTTCCATGATCATCGCTTCTATTATCTCTACTTATGTGATCTTGTTTAATGATAAGATCGCAAGAGGGATTATCGCATTCTTATCTCTATTCGGAGTAAAAGAAAACAAAGAACCTTTAGAATCTCAAGTCACCGGAGAGACAAAAAGAGATATCGTAGTATTAGGATATTTCAGGATCGCACAAGGTTTAATCGACGGTATAGAAGAAAGTAAACCATCTTGGCTCAAAAGAATGTTAGTAGTGGATTTTAATCCGATCTATAGACAAACTTTGGAATCTAAAGGAATTCGCTGGGCATACGGAGATCTAGCAAATCCGGAAAGCCTTCATCATTTAGGAATAGAAGAAGCAAGATATATTGTCTGCACTGTTTCGGATATGATCTTAAAAGGAACTACAAACCGAAGATTATTAGAGTCCTTAAAAAGTATCTGTAGACATCACCAACCTAAGATCATCCTAACTACGGATGATCCTAAAGAAGCGGAAGTTCTTAGAAACAATGGAGCGGCCCACGTGATCGTTCCGGGTAAAATTTCAGGACTTTCTTTATTTACCGAATTATCTCAAATGGTGGATGTAAACGGAAGCGGTCCGGTTGCAAAATCCACAAAAGTAAAACCGAAAAAAACAACGTCAAATAAGAAGAAGGTTCAAAAGACCAAGTAG